A window of the Hordeum vulgare subsp. vulgare chromosome 5H, MorexV3_pseudomolecules_assembly, whole genome shotgun sequence genome harbors these coding sequences:
- the LOC123398031 gene encoding tetraspanin-8-like — protein sequence MVRLSNTVIGILNAVTFLLSVPILAGGIWLRARADGTECERYLAAPFIVLGVFLMLVSVAGLVGACCRVTCLLWFYLVAMFLLIVVLLGFTVFAFVVTHKGTGEAVSGRGFKEYRLGDYSTWLQRRLEDDKNWNRIKGCLQDAKVCKSLEDRKETLDQFMASDLSPIQSGCCKPPISCGFTYQNSTQWTGPAKSTEPDCSAWSNDGAFCYGCQSCKAGVVATLKRNWKRSAIINIVFLVFIVIVYSVGCCAFRNNRRDHRNGGGYKQQGAYA from the exons ATGGTGCGGCTGAGCAACACGGTGATCGGGATCCTGAACGCGGTGACGTTCCTGCTGTCGGTGCCGATCCTGGCGGGCGGCATCTGGCTGCGGGCGCGGGCCGACGGCACCGAGTGCGAGCGCTACCTGGCGGCGCCGTTCATCGTGCTGGGGGTCTTCCTCATGCTCGTATCTGTCGCGGGGCTCGTCGGCGCCTGCTGCCGCGTCACGTGCCTCCTCTGGTTCTACCTCGTCGCCATGTTCCTGCTCATCGTCGTCCTCCTCGGCTTCACCGTCTTCGCCTTCGTCGTCACGCACAAGGGCACCGGCGAGGCCGTCTCCGGCCGCGGATTCAAGGAGTACAGGCTCGGGGACTACTCAACCTGGCTGCAGCGGCGGCTGGAGGACGACAAGAACTGGAACAGGATCAAGGGCTGCCTCCAGGACGCCAAGGTCTGCAAGTCCCTCGAGGACAGGAAGGAGACGCTCGACCAGTTCATGGCCTCCGATCTCTCCCCCATCCAG TCCGGCTGCTGCAAGCCTCCGATCAGCTGCGGCTTCACCTACCAAAACAGCACGCAGTGGACCGGGCCGGCCAAGTCGACGGAGCCCGACTGCAGCGCGTGGTCCAACGACGGGGCCTTCTGCTACGGCTGTCAGTCGTGCAAGGCCGGCGTGGTGGCCACCCTCAAGCGCAACTGGAAGCGCTCCGCCATCATCAACATCGTCTTCCTCGTCTTCATCGTCATTGTCTACTCCGTCGGCTGCTGCGCCTTCAGGAACAACCGCAGGGATCACCGCAATGGCGGCGGGTACAAGCAGCAGGGCGCTTACGCTTGA